The following proteins are co-located in the Streptomyces sp. DT2A-34 genome:
- a CDS encoding sodium:solute symporter family protein, translating into MQTPTESPTYLAAELRLPTNWLDYLILGIYFVVVLGIGFAARRSVKTSLDFFLSGRSLPAWVTGLAFISANLAATEILGMAANSAQYGAYTVHWYWIGAIPAMVFLGLVMMPFYYGSKVRSVPEFLLLRFDKGAHLLSSVLFAFAAILIAGVNLYALAIVVEALLGWPQWVAIVVAGFFVLAYITLGGLSSAIYNEVLQFFVILAALIPITVLALKKVGGWDGLTDSLTKTHGDDFVTAWGGTGIGEANPLGANWLTIVLGLGFVLSFGYWTTNFAEVQRALSAKNLSAAQRTPLIAAFPKIFIVFLVMIPGLAAAVLVPKIGTSGSDLQYNDAIPYLMEQLLPNGVLGIAVTGLLAAFMAGMAANVSSFNTVFTTDIWAKYVVTDREDAYYVRFGRLITAIGVLASIGTAFLASSFSNIMSYLQTLFSFFNVPMFVVFIVGMFWKRASMKSGFWGLLAGTTAAMINYFVFYKQDVISIPSDQGANFVSAIAGFVAGAVVMVAVSLFTAPKPTEELQGLVYGTRSPGTAEPAAPGDEAWYRKPALLGWGAVVLAAACYIPFSF; encoded by the coding sequence ATGCAAACCCCCACAGAATCCCCCACCTACCTCGCCGCCGAGCTACGGCTCCCCACGAACTGGCTCGACTACCTGATCCTCGGCATCTACTTCGTCGTCGTGCTGGGCATCGGGTTCGCCGCCCGCCGCTCGGTGAAGACCAGCCTCGACTTCTTCCTCTCGGGCCGCTCCCTGCCCGCCTGGGTCACCGGCCTCGCCTTCATCTCCGCCAACCTGGCCGCCACCGAGATCCTCGGCATGGCCGCCAACAGCGCGCAGTACGGTGCCTACACCGTGCACTGGTACTGGATCGGCGCCATCCCGGCCATGGTCTTCCTGGGCCTGGTGATGATGCCCTTCTACTACGGCAGCAAGGTCCGCTCGGTCCCCGAGTTCCTGCTCCTGCGCTTCGACAAGGGGGCGCACCTGCTCAGTTCGGTCCTGTTCGCCTTCGCCGCGATCCTGATCGCCGGCGTGAACCTGTACGCCCTGGCGATCGTGGTCGAGGCCCTGCTGGGCTGGCCGCAGTGGGTGGCCATCGTCGTGGCGGGCTTCTTCGTCCTCGCCTACATCACCCTCGGCGGCCTGTCGTCGGCGATCTACAACGAGGTCCTGCAGTTCTTCGTGATCCTGGCCGCGCTGATCCCGATCACCGTGCTGGCGCTGAAGAAGGTGGGCGGCTGGGACGGCCTGACGGACTCCCTGACCAAGACCCACGGCGACGACTTCGTCACGGCATGGGGCGGGACGGGCATCGGTGAGGCGAACCCGCTGGGCGCGAACTGGCTGACGATCGTACTGGGCCTCGGCTTCGTGCTCTCCTTCGGCTACTGGACGACGAACTTCGCGGAGGTCCAGCGGGCCCTCTCCGCGAAGAACCTCTCGGCGGCCCAGCGCACCCCGCTGATCGCGGCCTTCCCGAAGATCTTCATCGTGTTCCTGGTGATGATCCCCGGCCTGGCGGCGGCGGTCCTGGTCCCGAAGATCGGCACCTCCGGCTCCGACCTCCAGTACAACGACGCCATCCCGTACCTGATGGAACAGCTCCTGCCGAACGGCGTCCTGGGCATCGCGGTGACGGGCCTGCTGGCGGCGTTCATGGCGGGCATGGCGGCGAACGTGTCGTCCTTCAACACGGTGTTCACCACGGACATCTGGGCGAAGTACGTGGTGACGGACCGCGAGGACGCCTACTACGTCCGCTTCGGCCGCCTGATCACGGCGATCGGCGTGCTGGCGTCCATCGGGACGGCGTTCCTGGCCTCGTCCTTCTCCAACATCATGAGCTACCTCCAGACCCTCTTCTCCTTCTTCAACGTCCCGATGTTCGTGGTCTTCATCGTCGGCATGTTCTGGAAGCGGGCGTCGATGAAGTCGGGCTTCTGGGGTCTGCTGGCCGGCACGACGGCGGCGATGATCAACTACTTCGTCTTCTACAAGCAGGACGTCATCTCCATCCCCTCCGACCAGGGCGCCAACTTCGTCTCCGCGATCGCGGGCTTCGTGGCGGGCGCGGTCGTGATGGTGGCCGTCTCCCTCTTCACCGCGCCCAAGCCGACGGAGGAACTCCAGGGCCTGGTCTACGGCACCCGGTCCCCCGGCACGGCCGAGCCGGCCGCGCCGGGCGACGAGGCGTGGTACCGCAAGCCGGCGCTGCTGGGGTGGGGTGCGGTGGTGCTGGCTGCCGCCTGCTACATCCCGTTCTCCTTCTGA
- a CDS encoding CsbD family protein: MAKEEKVRGKKEQLKGKAKETMGRTVGNEELTAEGKTEKRKGNARQTKEKGKDTFKG; the protein is encoded by the coding sequence GTGGCGAAGGAAGAGAAGGTCAGGGGCAAGAAGGAACAGCTCAAGGGCAAGGCCAAGGAAACGATGGGCCGCACGGTCGGCAACGAGGAACTGACCGCCGAAGGAAAGACCGAGAAGAGGAAGGGCAACGCCCGCCAGACGAAGGAGAAGGGCAAGGACACCTTCAAGGGCTGA
- a CDS encoding response regulator transcription factor: MVRIRVLVVDDHRIFAESLAAALAAEPDVDVSAAGSGPAALRSLERAAAEGRRFDVLLVDADLGGNVAGIRPAVPVQEVGEDGLVDGISLVAGVRTAQPAVRIVVLAEKDDPRRAALALQAGASGWVAKDCSLSRLLTVIRGVLRDETHLPPALLTGVLRELTAARKHRTESERLVESLTPREREVLRCMVAGLGRKAVAERLYLSPHTVRTHMQNVLGKLGVHSTLAAVALARRAGVGPVDLSGDVVERGGQLA; encoded by the coding sequence GTGGTTCGCATCAGAGTGCTGGTCGTCGACGACCACCGCATCTTCGCCGAGTCGCTCGCCGCCGCCCTGGCCGCCGAGCCCGACGTCGACGTCTCCGCCGCCGGCAGCGGCCCGGCCGCGCTGCGCAGCCTGGAGCGCGCGGCCGCCGAGGGGCGCCGGTTCGATGTCCTGCTCGTCGACGCCGACCTGGGTGGCAACGTGGCGGGGATACGGCCCGCCGTGCCCGTCCAGGAAGTGGGCGAGGACGGGCTCGTCGACGGCATCTCGCTCGTCGCCGGTGTCCGCACCGCCCAGCCGGCCGTACGGATCGTCGTCCTCGCCGAGAAGGACGATCCGCGCCGGGCCGCGCTCGCCCTGCAGGCCGGGGCCTCCGGGTGGGTGGCCAAGGACTGCTCGCTGTCCCGGCTGCTCACCGTCATCCGCGGCGTCCTGCGCGACGAGACCCATCTGCCGCCCGCCCTGCTCACGGGCGTACTGCGGGAGCTGACGGCCGCGCGCAAGCACCGCACCGAGAGCGAACGGCTGGTGGAGTCCCTCACCCCGCGCGAGCGGGAGGTGTTGCGGTGCATGGTGGCGGGACTGGGGCGCAAGGCCGTCGCCGAGCGCCTGTATCTCTCCCCGCACACCGTCCGCACCCATATGCAGAACGTCCTCGGCAAGCTGGGCGTCCACTCCACCCTCGCCGCGGTGGCGCTCGCGCGCAGGGCGGGGGTGGGGCCGGTCGACCTGTCCGGGGATGTGGTCGAACGGGGTGGTCAGCTGGCGTAG
- a CDS encoding N-acetyltransferase produces MVSRMFRLETEVDKSRQHLLRRRLRETNTALSPILRALRGTPGERELPLHVWALDDHGALAGGLVGHTWTTWLHVTYLWVDERHRGTGLGSHLLARAERMARAERRCTAVRVETWDFQAPEFYRKQGYDVVCVIPDYPPGITEYTLTKRLG; encoded by the coding sequence ATGGTGAGCCGCATGTTTCGTCTGGAGACAGAAGTCGACAAATCACGGCAGCATCTGCTCCGCCGGCGGCTGCGGGAGACCAACACCGCGCTCTCCCCGATCCTGCGCGCCCTGCGCGGAACCCCTGGTGAACGCGAACTTCCGCTCCATGTCTGGGCGTTGGACGACCATGGCGCCCTGGCCGGCGGGCTGGTCGGCCACACCTGGACCACCTGGCTCCATGTCACGTACCTCTGGGTCGACGAACGCCACCGCGGGACGGGGCTCGGTTCGCATCTGCTCGCACGCGCGGAGCGCATGGCCCGCGCCGAACGGCGCTGCACCGCCGTACGCGTGGAGACGTGGGACTTCCAGGCGCCGGAGTTCTACCGGAAGCAGGGGTACGACGTGGTGTGCGTGATCCCGGACTATCCGCCGGGGATCACGGAGTACACGCTCACCAAGCGGCTGGGGTGA
- the tamR gene encoding MarR family transcriptional regulator TamR has product MEDEVDRLVAAWRRERPDLDVEPLEVLSRVSRLARHLDRARRLAFSEHSLEPWEFDVLTALRRAGTPYQLSPGQLLTQTLVTSGTMTNRIDRLAKKGLVERLPDPSDRRGVLVRLTDEGRDRADQALAGLLDQERAILAELSRAQRGELAGLLRQLTAPFDNIPG; this is encoded by the coding sequence ATGGAGGACGAGGTCGATCGGCTGGTCGCAGCGTGGCGCCGGGAGCGCCCGGACCTCGACGTGGAACCGCTCGAGGTGCTCAGCCGGGTGAGCAGACTGGCCCGGCATCTGGACCGCGCACGGCGGCTGGCCTTCTCCGAGCACAGCCTGGAGCCCTGGGAGTTCGACGTACTGACCGCGCTCAGGCGCGCGGGGACGCCGTACCAGCTCTCCCCGGGGCAGCTGCTGACCCAGACCCTGGTCACCTCGGGCACGATGACGAACCGTATCGACCGCCTGGCCAAGAAGGGCCTGGTGGAGCGCCTCCCCGACCCCAGTGACCGGCGCGGCGTGCTCGTCCGCCTCACGGACGAGGGCCGCGACCGCGCCGACCAGGCCCTCGCCGGCCTGCTGGACCAGGAGCGCGCGATCCTCGCGGAGCTGTCGCGCGCCCAGCGGGGTGAACTGGCCGGTCTGCTACGGCAGTTGACCGCCCCGTTCGACAACATCCCCGGCTAG
- a CDS encoding PQQ-binding-like beta-propeller repeat protein, which translates to MTQPPPPPHQPPPGGGFGAPQPPQQPPQPPGQAPQTPSAPQQPPQPAYGYPQAPQAPQGAPQTPPAGYGYPGQQPAAYGQPQNPYGQPPNPYDGQQQNQHGQQQQPGYGYGYQQAATPQYPQPAAPGGGSKLNAQVAVIVAAAVVVIALIIGGGVWYAKSGDKGGTDNTAGSSGGTGGGENGAGGGDFPDGTERVPADPASKVLFRVPPPDVDDKSSVTVSGSWLTAKAYVKSGVAQIVGYDPDKGTKLWTIPLPGPVCLATEHITEDNLTAIAFEPAMPTKAKPSHGCTQVAALDLDAGKKLWTKTAEVEGDAIQFDNVTVSGGTVAAGGIRGGAAFDLRTGKPLWVPKANDSCYDLGYAGGAKLVAVRKCGSYTQPQLHIQTIDPQSGKVISEYKMTEGVEYASVISTEPLVVAAELGESQDSIGITDAFSIDNKTGKLRNRISLPGGQYAARCPGVTKIESCTGVVVGNDRLYAQTEEHAGGGERGRTNEIVSFDLATGKQTGQRADAGDGYNITPLRMDGGNVIAYKRPPYDKGGQIVSIDGGSFKETKLLENPATQVVRDAETRMSPDYAEIIYAQGHLYMSAMYASELTSSDTSKSHVIAFGTTG; encoded by the coding sequence ATGACCCAGCCGCCTCCACCGCCCCACCAGCCCCCGCCGGGAGGAGGGTTCGGCGCGCCGCAGCCACCGCAGCAGCCACCGCAGCCGCCCGGGCAGGCACCTCAGACACCGTCGGCGCCGCAGCAGCCGCCGCAGCCCGCGTACGGCTATCCCCAGGCACCCCAGGCGCCCCAGGGAGCCCCGCAGACCCCTCCGGCCGGGTACGGCTACCCCGGCCAGCAGCCCGCCGCATACGGTCAGCCGCAGAATCCGTACGGCCAGCCGCCGAACCCGTACGACGGGCAGCAGCAGAACCAGCACGGGCAACAGCAGCAGCCCGGCTACGGCTACGGCTATCAGCAGGCGGCCACGCCGCAGTACCCCCAGCCCGCCGCGCCGGGCGGCGGCTCGAAGCTCAACGCGCAGGTGGCCGTCATCGTGGCGGCGGCCGTCGTGGTGATCGCGCTGATCATCGGCGGTGGCGTGTGGTACGCCAAGTCCGGTGACAAGGGCGGCACCGACAACACCGCCGGCTCCAGCGGCGGCACCGGCGGCGGCGAAAACGGCGCCGGCGGCGGCGACTTCCCCGACGGCACGGAGAGGGTGCCCGCCGACCCCGCCTCCAAGGTCCTCTTCCGGGTCCCGCCGCCCGATGTCGACGACAAGAGCAGCGTCACCGTGTCCGGCTCGTGGCTGACCGCCAAGGCGTACGTCAAGAGCGGCGTCGCCCAGATCGTCGGCTACGACCCCGACAAGGGCACCAAGCTGTGGACGATCCCGCTGCCGGGACCGGTCTGCCTGGCGACCGAGCACATCACCGAGGACAACCTGACGGCCATCGCCTTCGAGCCCGCGATGCCGACCAAGGCGAAGCCCTCGCACGGCTGCACCCAGGTCGCGGCGCTCGACCTCGATGCCGGCAAGAAGCTGTGGACGAAGACCGCCGAGGTCGAAGGCGACGCGATCCAGTTCGACAACGTCACCGTCAGCGGCGGCACGGTCGCCGCCGGCGGCATCAGGGGCGGCGCCGCGTTCGACCTCCGGACCGGCAAGCCGCTGTGGGTACCGAAGGCCAACGACAGCTGCTACGACCTCGGGTACGCCGGTGGCGCGAAGCTGGTCGCGGTCCGCAAGTGCGGCTCCTACACCCAGCCCCAGCTGCACATCCAGACCATCGACCCGCAGTCCGGGAAGGTGATCTCCGAGTACAAGATGACCGAGGGCGTCGAGTACGCCAGCGTGATCTCCACCGAGCCGCTCGTCGTGGCCGCCGAACTCGGCGAGTCCCAGGACTCCATCGGCATCACGGACGCCTTCTCCATCGACAACAAGACCGGCAAGCTGCGCAACCGCATCTCCCTGCCGGGCGGTCAGTACGCGGCACGCTGCCCCGGCGTCACCAAGATCGAGTCCTGCACGGGCGTCGTGGTGGGCAACGACCGGCTCTACGCGCAGACCGAGGAGCACGCCGGCGGCGGCGAGCGCGGCCGGACCAACGAGATCGTCTCGTTCGACCTGGCCACCGGCAAGCAGACCGGGCAGCGCGCGGACGCGGGCGACGGGTACAACATCACGCCCCTGCGCATGGACGGCGGCAACGTGATCGCGTACAAGCGTCCGCCGTACGACAAGGGCGGGCAGATCGTCAGCATCGACGGCGGCAGCTTCAAGGAGACGAAACTGCTGGAGAACCCGGCCACGCAGGTGGTGCGCGATGCGGAGACCCGGATGTCTCCGGATTATGCCGAGATCATCTACGCGCAGGGGCATCTGTACATGTCCGCGATGTACGCGAGCGAGCTGACCAGTTCGGACACGAGCAAGTCCCATGTGATCGCGTTCGGTACGACCGGCTGA
- a CDS encoding trans-aconitate 2-methyltransferase, with the protein MSAAAAPTWDPAQYLRHAGHRARPFTDLLTRVPDLPGERPRIADLGCGPGNVTALLARRWPTARITGYDNSAEMLDKAHVEHEGPTPGGGRLDFAHADVRTWTPGEPYDLIISNATLQWVPGHVERFADWVRGLRPGGTFAFQVPGNFDAPSHRLMRDLARRHGLTDTLRHEDAVLTPPAYLEHLTDLDCTADVWETTYVHLLTGEDPVLDWVKGTGLRPILTALADAPDQREAFLHDYRAALRDAYPAGAHGTPFPFRRIFAVARKEA; encoded by the coding sequence ATGTCCGCTGCCGCCGCCCCCACCTGGGACCCCGCCCAGTACCTGCGCCACGCCGGCCACCGCGCCCGCCCCTTCACCGACCTCCTCACCCGCGTCCCCGACCTCCCCGGCGAGCGGCCCCGCATCGCCGACCTCGGCTGCGGCCCCGGCAACGTCACCGCCCTGCTCGCGCGACGCTGGCCCACGGCCCGGATCACCGGCTACGACAACTCCGCCGAGATGCTCGACAAGGCCCACGTCGAGCACGAAGGGCCGACCCCGGGCGGCGGCCGCCTCGACTTCGCCCACGCCGACGTACGCACGTGGACGCCCGGGGAGCCGTACGACTTGATCATCAGCAATGCCACGTTGCAGTGGGTGCCCGGGCACGTGGAGCGGTTCGCGGACTGGGTGCGGGGCCTTCGGCCCGGCGGCACCTTCGCCTTCCAGGTCCCCGGCAACTTCGACGCCCCCAGCCACCGCCTGATGCGCGACCTCGCCCGCCGCCACGGCCTCACCGACACCCTGCGCCACGAGGACGCCGTGCTCACCCCGCCGGCCTACCTGGAGCACCTGACCGACCTGGACTGCACGGCGGACGTCTGGGAGACGACGTACGTCCATCTCCTGACCGGTGAGGATCCGGTGCTGGACTGGGTGAAGGGAACGGGACTGCGGCCCATCCTGACGGCCCTCGCCGACGCCCCCGACCAGCGCGAAGCCTTCCTGCACGACTACCGGGCGGCCCTGCGGGACGCATATCCGGCCGGCGCCCACGGCACCCCCTTCCCGTTCCGCCGCATCTTCGCCGTGGCCCGCAAGGAGGCGTGA
- the galE gene encoding UDP-glucose 4-epimerase GalE codes for MSGKYLVTGGAGYVGSVVAQHLLEAGDEVVVLDNLSTGFREGVPAGASFVEGDIRDAAKWLDSSFDAVLHFAAFSQVGESVVKPEKYWDNNVGGTMALLGAMREAGVRKLVFSSTAATYGEPSQVPIVESAPTQPTNPYGASKLAVDHMITGEAAAHGLGAVSLRYFNVAGAYGDCGERHDPESHLIPLVLQVAQGRRDAISVFGDDYPTPDGTCVRDYIHVADLAEAHLLAVEAAQPGEHLICNLGNGNGFSVREVIETVRQVTGHPIPEVVAPRRGGDPAVLVASADTARERLGWNPSRADLAGIVADAWEFAQRRAG; via the coding sequence ATGAGTGGGAAGTACCTGGTCACCGGTGGCGCCGGCTATGTGGGCAGCGTGGTCGCCCAGCATCTGCTGGAGGCGGGTGACGAGGTCGTCGTCCTCGACAACCTCTCGACCGGCTTCCGCGAGGGTGTGCCGGCCGGGGCGTCCTTCGTCGAGGGCGACATCCGCGACGCCGCCAAGTGGCTGGACTCCTCCTTCGACGCGGTGCTGCACTTCGCGGCGTTCTCGCAGGTCGGCGAGTCGGTGGTGAAGCCGGAGAAGTACTGGGACAACAACGTCGGCGGCACCATGGCCCTCCTCGGCGCCATGCGCGAGGCGGGCGTGCGCAAGCTCGTCTTCTCCTCCACGGCCGCCACCTACGGCGAGCCGAGCCAGGTACCGATCGTCGAGTCGGCGCCCACCCAGCCGACCAACCCGTACGGCGCCTCCAAGCTCGCCGTCGACCACATGATCACCGGGGAGGCGGCGGCCCACGGCCTGGGCGCGGTCAGCCTGCGCTACTTCAACGTCGCCGGCGCCTACGGCGACTGCGGCGAGCGCCACGACCCCGAGTCGCACCTCATCCCGCTCGTCCTCCAGGTCGCCCAGGGCAGGCGCGACGCGATCTCCGTCTTCGGCGACGACTACCCGACGCCGGACGGCACCTGCGTGCGCGACTACATCCACGTCGCCGACCTGGCCGAGGCCCACCTGCTGGCGGTCGAGGCCGCCCAGCCGGGCGAGCACCTCATCTGCAACCTCGGCAACGGCAACGGCTTCTCCGTCCGCGAGGTCATCGAGACCGTCCGCCAGGTGACCGGGCACCCGATCCCCGAGGTCGTGGCCCCGCGCCGCGGCGGCGACCCGGCCGTTCTGGTCGCCTCCGCCGACACCGCCCGCGAGCGGCTCGGCTGGAACCCGTCCCGCGCGGACCTCGCGGGGATCGTCGCGGACGCGTGGGAGTTCGCGCAGCGGCGCGCAGGTTAA
- a CDS encoding LuxR C-terminal-related transcriptional regulator, translating into MGVRLMVVDDHRLLAEALASALKLRGHRVLAAAAPAAGAAELVITRAPEVCLLGTATPAEPGMFDPVVKIKRERPQVAVLVLGPVPSPRGIAAAFAAGASGYVRHDERIEGVERAIMKARAGEAAVAPQLLQGAFSELLNPVAQPDDEGQRLLQMLTPREVEVLVRVADGEDTRLIAAGMGIAPSTARTHVQRVLMKLGVGSRLEAAALAARTGLLDRAGPVAQSSSGGGVGAES; encoded by the coding sequence ATGGGAGTGCGGCTCATGGTGGTCGACGACCACCGATTGCTCGCCGAGGCGCTGGCCTCGGCACTGAAACTGCGGGGGCACCGGGTGCTGGCCGCGGCGGCTCCGGCCGCGGGGGCGGCGGAGCTGGTGATCACGCGGGCGCCGGAGGTGTGCCTGCTGGGTACGGCGACGCCGGCGGAGCCCGGCATGTTCGACCCGGTGGTGAAGATCAAGCGGGAGCGTCCGCAGGTGGCGGTGCTGGTGCTGGGGCCGGTGCCGAGTCCGCGCGGGATCGCGGCGGCGTTCGCGGCGGGGGCCTCGGGTTACGTGCGGCATGACGAGCGCATCGAGGGGGTCGAGCGGGCGATCATGAAGGCGCGGGCGGGGGAGGCGGCGGTGGCGCCGCAGCTTCTGCAGGGCGCGTTCAGTGAGTTGCTCAATCCGGTGGCTCAACCGGACGACGAGGGGCAGCGGTTGCTGCAGATGCTCACCCCCCGGGAGGTCGAGGTCCTGGTGCGTGTCGCCGACGGCGAGGACACCCGGCTGATCGCGGCGGGCATGGGCATCGCGCCTTCCACCGCTCGCACCCATGTGCAGCGGGTTCTGATGAAGCTGGGCGTGGGTTCCAGGCTGGAGGCAGCGGCCTTGGCGGCCCGGACGGGGTTGCTGGACCGGGCGGGGCCGGTGGCGCAGTCGTCGTCGGGGGGTGGGGTGGGGGCTGAGTCCTGA
- the galK gene encoding galactokinase produces MSVETAAAVAERFKELYGAEPEGVWAAPGRVNLIGEHTDYNDGFVMPFALPHTAVAAVSRREDGVLRLHSADVEGDVVELRVDDLVPESDRNWTAYPSGVVWALREAGHAVTGADIHLSSTVPAGAGLSSSAALEVVVALALNDLYDLGQKGWQLARLCQRAENVYVGAPVGIMDQTASACCETGHALFLDTRDLSQKQIPFDLAAEGMRLLVVDTQVKHSHSEGEYGKRRAGCEKGAALLGVDALRDIAYDDLDAALARLGDDEEVRRLVRHVVTEDQRVERVVSLLESGETRAIGPVLSEGHASLRDDFQVSCPELDLVVEAANAAGALGARMTGGGFGGSAIVLAEAADVETITKAVEEAFASAGFTAPRVFEAVPAAGARRVR; encoded by the coding sequence ATGAGCGTCGAGACGGCAGCCGCGGTCGCCGAGCGGTTCAAGGAGCTGTACGGGGCCGAGCCGGAAGGGGTGTGGGCCGCGCCGGGCCGGGTCAATCTGATCGGCGAGCACACCGACTACAACGACGGCTTCGTCATGCCGTTCGCGCTCCCGCACACCGCGGTCGCGGCCGTCTCCCGGCGCGAGGACGGCGTCCTGCGCCTGCACTCGGCGGACGTCGAGGGCGACGTCGTGGAACTGCGCGTCGACGACCTGGTGCCCGAGTCGGACCGGAACTGGACGGCGTACCCGTCCGGCGTGGTCTGGGCGCTGCGCGAGGCCGGCCACGCCGTGACCGGCGCCGACATCCACCTGTCCTCGACGGTCCCGGCGGGCGCGGGCCTGTCGTCGTCGGCGGCACTGGAGGTCGTGGTCGCGCTCGCGCTCAACGACCTCTACGACCTGGGCCAGAAGGGCTGGCAGCTGGCCCGCCTGTGCCAGCGCGCGGAGAACGTCTACGTCGGTGCCCCGGTCGGGATCATGGACCAGACGGCGTCCGCGTGCTGCGAGACGGGCCACGCCCTGTTCCTCGACACCCGTGACCTTTCCCAGAAGCAGATCCCCTTCGACCTGGCCGCCGAGGGCATGCGCCTGCTGGTCGTCGACACCCAGGTCAAGCACTCCCACAGCGAGGGCGAGTACGGCAAGCGGCGCGCGGGCTGCGAGAAGGGCGCGGCGCTGCTGGGCGTGGACGCCCTCCGGGACATCGCCTACGACGACCTGGACGCGGCGCTCGCGCGGCTCGGCGACGACGAGGAGGTGCGCCGCCTGGTGCGCCATGTCGTCACCGAGGACCAGCGCGTCGAGCGGGTCGTCTCCCTGCTGGAGTCCGGCGAGACGCGGGCGATCGGCCCGGTCCTGAGCGAGGGCCACGCCTCCCTGCGGGACGACTTCCAGGTCTCCTGCCCCGAGCTGGACCTGGTCGTCGAGGCGGCGAACGCGGCCGGCGCGCTGGGCGCCCGTATGACCGGCGGCGGCTTCGGCGGCTCCGCGATCGTGCTGGCGGAGGCGGCCGACGTCGAGACCATCACCAAGGCGGTCGAAGAGGCCTTCGCCTCGGCCGGGTTCACGGCACCGCGGGTGTTCGAGGCGGTGCCGGCCGCGGGGGCGCGGCGGGTGCGCTGA
- the galT gene encoding galactose-1-phosphate uridylyltransferase has translation MKKTSTQLADGRELIYYDLRDDTVRDAVDRRPLDRTVTTSEVRHDVLLGDAVAIASHRQGRTYHPPADECPLCPSEGDRLSEIPDSSYDVVVFENRFPSLAGDSGRCEVVCFTSDHNASFADLTEEQARLVLGAWTDRTSELSSLPSVEQVFCFENRGAEIGVTLGHPHGQIYAYPFTTPRTALMLRSLAAHKDATGGENLFDAILERELADERVVLESEHWVAFVPYAAHWPYEVHLYPKRRVPDLLALDEEARTEFPKVYLELLRRFDRIFDGPGGGKEGEGEPPTPYIAAWHQAPFGQLEDFEGVVRDDFALHLELFTIRRTSGKLKFLAGSESGMNVFINDIRPEAAAERLREVASS, from the coding sequence GTGAAGAAGACCTCGACCCAGCTGGCCGACGGTCGTGAGCTCATCTACTACGACCTGCGCGACGACACCGTGCGGGACGCGGTCGACCGCCGTCCCCTGGACCGCACCGTCACGACGTCCGAGGTCCGTCACGACGTGCTGCTCGGCGACGCGGTCGCCATCGCCTCGCACCGGCAGGGGCGGACGTATCACCCCCCGGCCGACGAGTGCCCGCTGTGCCCCTCGGAGGGCGACCGGCTGAGCGAGATCCCGGACTCCTCGTACGACGTCGTCGTGTTCGAGAACCGATTCCCCTCGCTCGCCGGCGACTCCGGGCGCTGCGAGGTCGTCTGCTTCACCTCCGACCACAACGCGTCCTTCGCCGACCTGACCGAGGAGCAGGCGCGCCTGGTGCTCGGCGCGTGGACGGACCGGACCTCGGAACTGTCATCGCTGCCCTCCGTGGAGCAGGTGTTCTGCTTCGAGAACCGCGGCGCCGAGATCGGTGTCACCCTCGGCCATCCGCACGGGCAGATCTACGCCTACCCCTTCACCACCCCGCGCACCGCCCTGATGCTGCGCTCCCTCGCCGCCCACAAGGACGCCACCGGCGGGGAGAACCTCTTCGACGCCATCCTGGAGCGTGAACTCGCCGACGAGCGGGTCGTCCTGGAGAGTGAACACTGGGTGGCCTTCGTGCCGTACGCCGCGCACTGGCCGTACGAGGTCCACCTGTACCCGAAGCGCCGGGTGCCGGATCTGCTCGCCCTGGACGAGGAGGCGCGCACAGAGTTCCCCAAGGTGTATCTGGAACTCTTGAGGCGCTTCGACCGGATCTTCGATGGGCCGGGTGGAGGGAAGGAAGGCGAGGGCGAGCCTCCGACGCCGTACATCGCCGCCTGGCACCAGGCGCCGTTCGGTCAGCTGGAGGACTTCGAGGGCGTCGTGCGGGACGATTTCGCGCTTCACCTTGAGCTTTTCACCATTCGCCGCACTTCCGGCAAGCTGAAGTTCCTCGCGGGTTCCGAGTCCGGCATGAACGTGTTCATCAACGACATCCGGCCGGAGGCCGCGGCCGAGCGACTGCGAGAGGTAGCGAGTTCATGA